The following is a genomic window from Prevotella sp. E13-17.
CTGCTGCCTGCAGGCTATCGGTTCATGGTGCTTAGCTTGGTGTACCTGTTCACCATCCTCATGCCCACCTTTCTCATTCGTCTTTATCGCAACTATCATGGTTGGACACTTTTCGAACTGAGCAGCAAGCGCCGTCGCCTTGTGCCCTACCTCATTTCCATCTGCAGCTATCTGCTGTGCATACAGGTGCTCAACGCACTCAACATTTTCCATTTCGTATCATCCATTGTCTTTGCGGCATTGATGGTACAGATTGTGTGTGCCATCATCAACGTGTGGTGGAAGATTTCCACCCATACCGCAGCCATCGGAGGTGTGGCAGGTGCCCTGTTGGTGTTTGCCGAGATATTCTCCTTCAACCCTGTCTGTTGGCTTTGCCTCACCCTCATCGTAGCCGGTCTGTTGGGCAGTGCCCGCATGTTTCTGCGTCAGCATACGCTGGCCCAGGTGTGTGTAGGCTTCCTTGTAGGCTTCCTCATTGGTGGTACAGGCATTTTCTATTTCGCAATTGATTAAAAAGTATCAAGAATATGAAACCAGTAGTAAGTATCATCATGGGCAGCACGAGCGACCTGCCCGTCATGGAAAAAGCATGTAAGTTGCTCGACGAGATGCAGGTTCCTTTTGAAGTCAACGCACTCTCTGCCCACCGCACTCCCGATGCCGTCGAGACCT
Proteins encoded in this region:
- a CDS encoding phosphatase PAP2 family protein, giving the protein MSREKNIIRISKDKSIIIAARTISMMFTPFYLPLVGLIVLFTFSYLSLLPAGYRFMVLSLVYLFTILMPTFLIRLYRNYHGWTLFELSSKRRRLVPYLISICSYLLCIQVLNALNIFHFVSSIVFAALMVQIVCAIINVWWKISTHTAAIGGVAGALLVFAEIFSFNPVCWLCLTLIVAGLLGSARMFLRQHTLAQVCVGFLVGFLIGGTGIFYFAID